The Methylomusa anaerophila genome has a segment encoding these proteins:
- a CDS encoding GNAT family N-acetyltransferase produces the protein MLEIKPVLPGEDDIFLFEVYASSRTEEMAAWGWDEKQRREFLRQQHAVQQLSYRQRYPGLQYRIILSDGAKAGRMAMAQSDQELVLVDIILLPEFQNKGLGTAVLTALQAQAAANRLPLRLNVLSASRARQLYERLGFQADAAGELYTAMKWTPPANCQ, from the coding sequence ATGCTGGAAATCAAACCGGTATTACCAGGTGAGGATGATATTTTTCTGTTTGAGGTTTATGCCAGTTCGCGTACCGAGGAAATGGCGGCATGGGGGTGGGATGAAAAGCAGCGACGGGAGTTTTTGCGGCAGCAGCATGCGGTGCAGCAGCTTTCTTACCGGCAGCGATACCCCGGACTGCAGTACCGGATTATTTTATCCGACGGCGCTAAAGCGGGACGGATGGCAATGGCGCAGAGCGATCAGGAACTGGTACTGGTGGATATCATACTGTTGCCGGAATTTCAGAATAAAGGTTTGGGGACGGCAGTGCTAACAGCTTTGCAGGCGCAGGCGGCAGCTAATCGCCTGCCGCTGCGGCTGAATGTGCTGAGCGCCAGCCGGGCAAGGCAACTGTATGAACGACTGGGGTTTCAGGCGGACGCCGCCGGCGAATTGTATACGGCAATGAAGTGGACGCCGCCGGCGAATTGTCAATGA